The Bos taurus isolate L1 Dominette 01449 registration number 42190680 breed Hereford chromosome 18, ARS-UCD2.0, whole genome shotgun sequence genome has a window encoding:
- the KLC3 gene encoding kinesin light chain 3 (The RefSeq protein has 1 substitution compared to this genomic sequence), whose translation MSVQVAAPGGLGLGLERPSPEELVRQTRQVVKGLEALRAEHRGLAGHLAEALAAQGPAAGLELLEEKQQVVSHSLEAIELGLGEAQVLLALSAHVGALEAEKQRLRAQARRLAQENAWLREELEETQRRLRASEEAVAQLEEEKSHLEFLGQLRQYDPPAESQQPESPPRRDSLASLFPSEEEERRGPEAVGAAAAQQGGYEIPARLRTLHNLVIQYAGQGRYEVAVPLCRQALEDLERSSGHCHPDVATMLNILALVYRDQNKYKEATDLLHDALQIREQTLGPEHPAVAATLNNLAVLYGKRGRYREAEPLCQRALEIREKVLGADHPDVAKQLNNLALLCQNQGKFEEVERHYARALSIYEALGGPHDPNVAKTKNNLASAYLKQNKYQQAEELYKEILHREALPAPLGAPNTGTTSDTQQQTLSRSSSFSKLRESIRRGSEKLVSRLRGEGAAGAAGMKRAMSLSMLNTDGSRAPENQFPRQHLSEASRTLSTSTQDLGPR comes from the exons ATGTCCGTGCAGGTAGCGGCCCCGGGAGGCTTGGGGCTCGGCCTGGAGCGCCCAAGCCCCGAGGAGCTGGTGCGGCAGACGCGACAGGTGGTGAAGGGGCTGGAGGCCCTGCGGGCAGAGCACCGGGGCCTGGCCGGGCACCTGGCGGAGGCTCTGGCGGCCCAGGGCCCAGCGGCTGGCCTGGAGCTGCTGGAAGAGAAGCAGCAGGTGGTGAGCCACTCGCTGGAGGCCATCGAGCTGGGGCTGGGCGAGGCCCAG GTGCTGCTGGCGCTGTCGGCACATGTGGGCGCGCTGGAGGCAGAGAAGCAGCGCCTGCGAGCGCAGGCCCGGCGGCTGGCCCAGGAGAACGCGTGGCTGcgggaggagctggaggagacgCAGCGGCGGCTGCGGGCCAGCGAGGAGGCCGTGGCCCagctggaggaggagaagagcCACCTGGAGTTCCTGGGGCAGCTACGGCAGTACGACCCGCCCGCGGAGAGCCAG CAGCCCGAGTCCCCCCCTCGCCGGGACAGCCTGGCCTCCCTATTCCCCAGTGAGGAGGAGGAGCGGAGAG GTCCTGAGGCGGTGGGGGCCGCGGCGGCCCAGCAGGGTGGCTACGAGATCCCAGCCCGCCTCCGGACCCTGCACAACCTGGTGATCCAGTACGCGGGCCAGGGCCGCTACGAGGTGGCCGTGCCGCTGTGCCGCCAGGCCCTGGAGGACCTGGAGCGGAGCTCGGGCCACTGCCACCCCGACGTGGCCACCATGCTCAACATCCTGGCGCTGGTGTACCG AGACCAGAACAAGTACAAAGAGGCCACAGACCTGCTCCATGACGCCCTGCAGATTCGGGAGCAGACGCTGGGCCCCGAGCACCCTGCG GTGGCTGCCACCCTCAACAACCTGGCCGTCCTCTATGGGAAGCGCGGGCGTTACCGGGAGGCAGAGCCCCTGTGCCAGCGTGCCCTGGAGATCCGGGAGAAG GTCCTGGGCGCCGACCACCCAGATGTGGCCAAGCAGCTCAACAACCTGGCCCTGCTCTGCCAGAACCAGGGCAAGTTCGAGGAGGTGGAGCGGCACTACGCCCGGGCCCTGAGCATTTATGAGGCCCTGGGCGGACCCCACGACCCCAACGTGGCCAAGACCAAGAACAACCTG GCCTCAGCCTACCTGAAGCAGAACAAGTACCAGCAGGCGGAAGAGCTGTACAAAGAGATCCTCCACAGGGAGGCCCTGCCCGCCCCGCTTG GAGCCCCCAACACAGGCACCACCAGTGACACACAGCAACAG ACCCTTCGTCGGAGCAGCTCCTTCTCTAAGCTCCGGGAGTCCATCCGGCGCGGAAGCGAGAAGCTGGTCTCCCGGCTCCGAGGCGAGGGAGCGGCGGGGGCGGCCGG GATGAAGAGGGCCATGTCGCTCAGCATGCTGAACACAGATGGCTCGAGAGCACCCGAGAACCAG TTCCCCAGGCAGCACCTGAGCGAGGCCTCGCGGACCCTCAGCACCAGCACCCAGGACCTGGGCCCCCGCTAG
- the KLC3 gene encoding kinesin light chain 3 isoform X2 translates to MSVQVAAPGGLGLGLERPSPEELVRQTRQVVKGLEALRAEHRGLAGHLAEALAAQGPAAGLELLEEKQQVVSHSLEAIELGLGEAQVLLALSAHVGALEAEKQRLRAQARRLAQENAWLREELEETQRRLRASEEAVAQLEEEKSHLEFLGQLRQYDPPAESQQPESPPRRDSLASLFPSEEEERRGPEAVGAAAAQQGGYEIPARLRTLHNLVIQYAGQGRYEVAVPLCRQALEDLERSSGHCHPDVATMLNILALVYRDQNKYKEATDLLHDALQIREQTLGPEHPAVAATLNNLAVLYGKRGRYREAEPLCQRALEIREKVLGADHPDVAKQLNNLALLCQNQGKFEEVERHYARALSIYEALGGPHDPNVAKTKNNLASAYLKQNKYQQAEELYKEILHREALPAPLGAPNTGTTSDTQQQTLRRSSSFSKLRESIRRGSEKLVSRLRGEGAAGAAGMKRAMSLSMLNTDGSRAPENQFPRQHLSEASRTLSTSTQDLGPR, encoded by the exons ATGTCCGTGCAGGTAGCGGCCCCGGGAGGCTTGGGGCTCGGCCTGGAGCGCCCAAGCCCCGAGGAGCTGGTGCGGCAGACGCGACAGGTGGTGAAGGGGCTGGAGGCCCTGCGGGCAGAGCACCGGGGCCTGGCCGGGCACCTGGCGGAGGCTCTGGCGGCCCAGGGCCCAGCGGCTGGCCTGGAGCTGCTGGAAGAGAAGCAGCAGGTGGTGAGCCACTCGCTGGAGGCCATCGAGCTGGGGCTGGGCGAGGCCCAG GTGCTGCTGGCGCTGTCGGCACATGTGGGCGCGCTGGAGGCAGAGAAGCAGCGCCTGCGAGCGCAGGCCCGGCGGCTGGCCCAGGAGAACGCGTGGCTGcgggaggagctggaggagacgCAGCGGCGGCTGCGGGCCAGCGAGGAGGCCGTGGCCCagctggaggaggagaagagcCACCTGGAGTTCCTGGGGCAGCTACGGCAGTACGACCCGCCCGCGGAGAGCCAG CAGCCCGAGTCCCCCCCTCGCCGGGACAGCCTGGCCTCCCTATTCCCCAGTGAGGAGGAGGAGCGGAGAG GTCCTGAGGCGGTGGGGGCCGCGGCGGCCCAGCAGGGTGGCTACGAGATCCCAGCCCGCCTCCGGACCCTGCACAACCTGGTGATCCAGTACGCGGGCCAGGGCCGCTACGAGGTGGCCGTGCCGCTGTGCCGCCAGGCCCTGGAGGACCTGGAGCGGAGCTCGGGCCACTGCCACCCCGACGTGGCCACCATGCTCAACATCCTGGCGCTGGTGTACCG AGACCAGAACAAGTACAAAGAGGCCACAGACCTGCTCCATGACGCCCTGCAGATTCGGGAGCAGACGCTGGGCCCCGAGCACCCTGCG GTGGCTGCCACCCTCAACAACCTGGCCGTCCTCTATGGGAAGCGCGGGCGTTACCGGGAGGCAGAGCCCCTGTGCCAGCGTGCCCTGGAGATCCGGGAGAAG GTCCTGGGCGCCGACCACCCAGATGTGGCCAAGCAGCTCAACAACCTGGCCCTGCTCTGCCAGAACCAGGGCAAGTTCGAGGAGGTGGAGCGGCACTACGCCCGGGCCCTGAGCATTTATGAGGCCCTGGGCGGACCCCACGACCCCAACGTGGCCAAGACCAAGAACAACCTG GCCTCAGCCTACCTGAAGCAGAACAAGTACCAGCAGGCGGAAGAGCTGTACAAAGAGATCCTCCACAGGGAGGCCCTGCCCGCCCCGCTTG GAGCCCCCAACACAGGCACCACCAGTGACACACAGCAACAG ACCCTTCGTCGGAGCAGCTCCTTCTCTAAGCTCCGGGAGTCCATCCGGCGCGGAAGCGAGAAGCTGGTCTCCCGGCTCCGAGGCGAGGGAGCGGCGGGGGCGGCCGG GATGAAGAGGGCCATGTCGCTCAGCATGCTGAACACAGATGGCTCGAGAGCACCCGAGAACCAG TTCCCCAGGCAGCACCTGAGCGAGGCCTCGCGGACCCTCAGCACCAGCACCCAGGACCTGGGCCCCCGCTAG